From one Conexivisphaerales archaeon genomic stretch:
- a CDS encoding CBS domain-containing protein, which yields MIPVSDLMTKNVLVAKKTDKILDIRRSMIERKISRIVIVDEKNVPVGIITDKDILRFAIKDTSGVDLDDVSAEKIMSHPLIITQESSTIQEASKKMYDVHTSSLVVVNKAGDLAGIITKTDLCAFFALSMRGKASVQQFMSSPAITIKPSQTIFYAAYLMESRKISHLVVADRILEGMLTLSDMVTIVPFISKQRTRDDEPIVYRSGLMVPKEYIHLLTVRDFMTRHPITTEKKTDLAEAAKLMLMHKISGLPVVDNKRKVLGIVTKTDILRALATYA from the coding sequence ATGATACCAGTTTCTGATCTCATGACCAAGAACGTTTTAGTTGCAAAGAAAACAGACAAGATTTTGGATATAAGGAGGTCCATGATTGAAAGGAAGATAAGTAGAATTGTCATAGTTGATGAAAAGAACGTGCCTGTTGGTATAATAACAGACAAAGACATATTGCGTTTTGCAATAAAAGATACAAGCGGTGTTGATCTGGACGACGTTTCAGCCGAAAAGATAATGAGTCATCCTTTAATAATAACACAAGAGTCATCAACTATACAGGAAGCATCTAAAAAAATGTATGATGTTCATACTAGTTCTCTTGTTGTAGTTAACAAAGCCGGAGACTTGGCTGGAATAATTACAAAAACGGACCTTTGTGCTTTCTTCGCTCTTAGTATGAGAGGAAAGGCGTCTGTGCAACAGTTCATGTCGAGTCCAGCAATAACCATTAAACCTTCCCAAACGATATTTTATGCCGCATATTTGATGGAAAGTAGAAAGATCTCACATCTAGTAGTGGCTGACAGAATATTAGAAGGCATGTTGACCTTATCAGACATGGTTACTATAGTCCCGTTTATATCCAAACAGAGGACAAGGGATGATGAACCGATCGTGTACAGGTCTGGTTTAATGGTGCCGAAAGAATACATACATCTTCTCACAGTACGGGACTTCATGACCAGACATCCAATCACAACTGAGAAAAAGACAGATCTAGCAGAAGCCGCCAAGCTAATGCTTATGCATAAAATTAGTGGTCTACCAGTAGTAGATAACAAGAGAAAGGTATTAGGAATAGTTACGAAGACTGACATTCTAAGAGCTTTGGCTACATATGCTTAA
- a CDS encoding cytosine permease: MVERVSIQHIPEESRHGRPFSIFTLWLASNLTIADYALGLLLYGLPWNSIITIVIVGNIVGSFLLGLSVAMGPKMGYPQMMISQGTFGRLGNKPFALLNWISTVGWYTVNTILGSYSLKVLSGLTFIQAALILSIVQAIIAIYGHDIIHKFERGMAVVLGLLFVGGIIFLYPRFALMLHAYVTTTHISPFTAAIVFGAIFSYIMSWSPYASDYSRYLDKEVSIKRVILYSVAGGALASAISEIFGTMVYIVAGNPRLNPIQAAGSLGSMLALITISAVALGALSANVLNLYTNSLSAVTFYQKARRIQTVIIAVILGFILAVIGGTNFETFYEDFLLTLDYWITPWLGIMIVSFYIKKLTFKDVESPTRIKATGLLAYVIGILVSLPFVNLSPYGIHFKGFIVNYLGGADISYFISFVSVIFFYLIMDRISRLHPIS, translated from the coding sequence ATGGTTGAAAGGGTAAGCATCCAGCATATCCCGGAGGAATCTAGGCATGGAAGACCATTTAGCATATTTACTCTATGGCTAGCTTCCAATCTAACAATTGCGGATTACGCATTAGGATTGCTTTTGTATGGGTTACCTTGGAACTCTATAATCACGATTGTCATCGTTGGAAATATAGTCGGGTCGTTTTTGCTAGGGCTATCTGTAGCCATGGGACCAAAGATGGGTTATCCACAAATGATGATCTCACAAGGAACTTTTGGTCGTCTAGGCAACAAACCATTTGCACTATTGAATTGGATAAGCACTGTTGGATGGTACACAGTAAATACAATTCTAGGCAGCTATTCTCTAAAAGTTCTGAGCGGACTAACCTTTATCCAAGCAGCGTTAATTCTCTCTATAGTGCAAGCGATAATCGCAATATATGGTCATGATATTATCCATAAATTTGAAAGAGGAATGGCAGTAGTCCTAGGGCTTCTTTTTGTTGGAGGCATTATTTTTCTTTATCCTAGGTTTGCTCTAATGTTACATGCATATGTAACGACAACACATATAAGTCCTTTTACAGCCGCGATTGTGTTCGGAGCCATTTTTTCATACATAATGAGTTGGTCTCCCTATGCAAGTGACTACTCAAGATACCTCGATAAAGAGGTCAGCATTAAGAGAGTTATTCTTTATTCTGTAGCAGGTGGCGCTCTGGCCAGTGCCATATCTGAAATTTTCGGAACAATGGTATACATTGTGGCTGGAAATCCGAGATTAAATCCAATTCAGGCTGCAGGTTCACTTGGTAGTATGCTGGCCTTGATAACAATATCAGCGGTGGCACTCGGCGCTTTATCTGCTAATGTGCTTAATTTATATACAAACTCATTATCAGCCGTAACATTCTATCAAAAAGCTAGAAGGATACAAACAGTAATAATTGCGGTTATTTTAGGATTCATCTTGGCTGTGATTGGTGGTACCAATTTTGAAACTTTTTATGAGGACTTTTTACTTACTTTAGATTACTGGATAACTCCTTGGCTGGGGATTATGATTGTAAGTTTCTACATAAAGAAGTTGACGTTTAAAGACGTTGAATCACCAACCAGAATCAAGGCGACCGGGCTACTCGCATATGTTATTGGAATACTTGTTTCCTTACCTTTCGTGAATCTAAGTCCATATGGTATACACTTCAAAGGCTTCATTGTCAATTATCTTGGAGGAGCTGATATCAGTTATTTTATTTCATTCGTATCAGTTATATTCTTTTATCTGATAATGGACAGAATCTCGAGACTACACCCAATCAGCTAA
- a CDS encoding amino acid--tRNA ligase-related protein: MARVHIQKEIGVENDPNATLGLFNTVSRYRLFSDKRIHSVARIEAMALFGARKYLAEKGFIEVTVPHLTKATGACENVATMFEVDFFGEKRYLAQTGQLYLEVLTPYLDKVFAIGPSFRAEPTVDGRHLVEFTLVEIEFKGSFDELLVHIEGIVYYMIKEVLQNCTGDLEILGVNIDRLNGVSLPFKRVTYSEAVEVLKDMGVSWGDDLKNQHEQYLVEYFGKSPLFVTHYPKEIKFFNMKQNELDSRIVNSADLLLPYSGEAAGAAEREYEYEKLLRRLTESSMLAMLKERGGNINDFGWYLNFYKEFGGCPHSGCGIGLNRVTQFIIGSKDIRECTVWPMNKETVS; this comes from the coding sequence TTGGCGCGGGTTCATATCCAGAAAGAAATTGGTGTTGAAAACGACCCGAACGCAACGTTAGGCCTTTTCAATACAGTCAGTAGATACAGGCTCTTTTCCGATAAGAGAATACATTCAGTCGCGCGAATAGAAGCCATGGCTTTATTTGGAGCCAGAAAGTACCTAGCTGAAAAAGGGTTCATTGAGGTAACAGTTCCTCACTTGACAAAGGCTACAGGTGCCTGTGAAAATGTGGCTACTATGTTTGAAGTCGATTTCTTCGGTGAAAAGAGGTACCTTGCACAGACAGGTCAGTTATACCTTGAGGTCCTGACGCCTTATTTAGACAAAGTCTTTGCCATTGGGCCTAGTTTTAGGGCCGAGCCAACCGTCGATGGAAGGCATCTGGTGGAATTCACGTTGGTAGAGATAGAATTCAAGGGTTCGTTCGATGAGCTACTAGTTCACATTGAAGGTATAGTATACTACATGATCAAAGAAGTTCTACAAAACTGCACTGGTGATCTTGAGATTCTTGGAGTTAATATAGATCGCTTGAACGGCGTATCACTTCCTTTCAAACGAGTCACATACAGTGAAGCGGTTGAAGTTCTGAAAGACATGGGAGTCAGCTGGGGTGATGATTTGAAAAACCAGCATGAACAGTACTTGGTTGAATACTTTGGGAAAAGTCCACTCTTTGTTACGCACTATCCAAAAGAGATCAAATTCTTCAACATGAAACAGAATGAGTTAGATTCGCGAATCGTAAACAGTGCAGACTTATTGCTACCCTATAGTGGTGAGGCTGCTGGTGCGGCTGAACGTGAATATGAATACGAGAAACTATTGCGTCGGTTAACGGAATCGAGTATGTTGGCCATGCTCAAGGAAAGAGGAGGTAATATTAACGATTTCGGCTGGTATCTTAATTTCTACAAGGAATTTGGTGGTTGCCCACATTCGGGTTGCGGGATAGGTCTTAACAGGGTTACGCAGTTCATCATTGGTTCTAAAGACATAAGGGAATGTACTGTTTGGCCCATGAATAAAGAAACCGTTTCCTAG
- a CDS encoding dihydroorotate dehydrogenase, giving the protein MAKKFLSKIGKVRFPNPFLLASGVVGNSFEELKYALDSGAGGIITKSVGLEAREGYPPPNIVKVEGGLLNAIGLSNPGVNVIKTKLIDIVDILPYTIVSIFGSGPEEYSQIVRSLDDISIAGYELNLSCPHVKGTGIDIGHDPALVFDIVRQVRDSTKKLVIAKLSPNTEKIVEVAKQAERGGADALTVINTVRALDIDIISQRPSLSNVYGGLSGTAIKHIALRCVYELYGKVNIPLIGCGGIARWDDAIRFFLAGATLIQIGTAYVTDRTVFKDVIKGVEEYLKQKEFDSYTSIVGLAH; this is encoded by the coding sequence ATGGCAAAAAAGTTCTTGTCTAAAATAGGTAAAGTTCGCTTTCCTAATCCGTTTCTTTTGGCTTCCGGTGTTGTAGGAAATTCGTTTGAAGAACTGAAATATGCTTTAGATTCTGGAGCTGGTGGCATTATAACAAAGTCTGTAGGATTGGAAGCTAGAGAAGGTTATCCACCACCTAATATCGTAAAAGTGGAAGGCGGTCTTCTGAATGCTATCGGATTATCTAATCCAGGGGTAAACGTCATTAAGACAAAGCTTATCGATATTGTCGATATCTTGCCTTATACCATAGTTTCAATTTTTGGAAGCGGACCTGAAGAGTATAGTCAAATAGTCAGAAGTTTGGATGACATATCGATTGCTGGATATGAACTGAACTTGAGCTGTCCACATGTTAAAGGAACTGGTATTGATATTGGGCATGATCCTGCACTCGTTTTTGATATAGTAAGACAGGTTAGGGATTCTACTAAGAAACTTGTAATAGCCAAGCTTTCACCAAATACAGAAAAGATAGTGGAAGTAGCTAAACAGGCTGAAAGGGGCGGTGCAGATGCCCTTACTGTGATCAATACAGTTCGCGCTTTGGATATTGATATAATCTCACAAAGACCGTCTTTATCTAACGTCTACGGAGGACTTTCCGGAACAGCTATCAAACATATAGCTTTAAGATGTGTTTATGAGCTATATGGGAAGGTCAATATACCATTAATTGGTTGTGGTGGCATAGCTAGATGGGATGATGCAATTCGGTTTTTCTTGGCGGGCGCGACGTTAATACAAATAGGTACGGCTTATGTTACAGACCGGACGGTCTTTAAAGATGTCATTAAAGGCGTTGAAGAATATTTGAAGCAAAAAGAGTTCGACAGCTATACTTCGATTGTGGGTCTGGCGCATTAA
- the cofD gene encoding 2-phospho-L-lactate transferase, with the protein MRIVILAGGTGSAKLLTGLDRLIDRFTVVSNVGDNIWLYGLYICPDIDIATYCLAGILDNKGWGIKDDTFNALAQLSVLGFPTWFRVGDKDLAVHIIRTKMIREGKRLTDVTKYLTRSLNVKHEVIPCTDSEVTTYIKTDMGSLHLQEFWVREQGKPRVYGIEYKGGEDAEPSPETVKSLQDAERIILCPANPVSSIGPILAIKGMKDAILSSKARKVAISPLVGSSPISGPAGKFMEATGARVDCVGVAKLYEDLIDVLMVNTNDQGFCSEIRSLGIECIPTNIIMKSIEDQVRLAAEVLRV; encoded by the coding sequence TTGAGAATAGTCATTCTGGCTGGAGGAACAGGGTCAGCCAAACTCCTCACCGGGTTAGACCGTTTGATCGACAGATTTACCGTAGTTTCAAATGTTGGAGACAATATTTGGTTGTATGGGCTTTATATCTGCCCGGATATAGATATAGCTACGTATTGCCTTGCAGGGATTCTAGACAACAAAGGATGGGGAATAAAAGATGACACATTCAACGCGCTTGCTCAACTTTCAGTGTTAGGTTTTCCGACTTGGTTCAGAGTAGGAGATAAAGATCTAGCAGTCCATATAATCAGAACAAAAATGATCAGGGAAGGTAAGAGATTAACGGATGTGACGAAATATTTGACAAGATCTTTAAACGTGAAGCATGAAGTAATTCCATGCACCGACTCCGAAGTAACTACATATATTAAAACGGACATGGGTTCCTTGCATTTACAGGAATTCTGGGTCAGGGAACAAGGAAAACCCAGAGTTTACGGAATAGAATATAAAGGAGGTGAAGATGCTGAACCTTCTCCTGAAACAGTTAAATCATTACAAGATGCAGAAAGAATCATTCTTTGTCCTGCTAACCCTGTGAGTAGTATCGGCCCAATTCTTGCAATAAAGGGTATGAAGGATGCAATATTAAGTAGCAAAGCGCGCAAGGTTGCAATTTCTCCATTGGTAGGGTCCTCTCCTATAAGTGGTCCTGCTGGAAAGTTTATGGAAGCAACGGGCGCAAGGGTCGATTGTGTGGGAGTTGCCAAGCTGTATGAAGACTTAATAGATGTTCTCATGGTGAATACAAATGATCAGGGTTTTTGTAGTGAAATTAGGTCTTTGGGTATAGAATGTATTCCAACCAATATAATTATGAAAAGCATTGAAGACCAGGTTAGACTGGCCGCTGAAGTCTTAAGGGTGTGA
- the cofC gene encoding 2-phospho-L-lactate guanylyltransferase, translating into MKRLAIIIPLKQLEPKSRLSKIMTLEERMALQLTMLADMLKTINKAKMINDTFIVTSDETLLKRLDCESVRFIKEPVETGVNGAILFAISRLTNYDGWILLPADIPLLSINDLEITIRLFLYGFELIISPSRKMDGTNLLLMLRDKRIDLHYDDNSFEKHFAEAQKKGLKTVAYYSTGIGLDLDDEDDLTEFLKTESNTSTFQFLTKELNRTRL; encoded by the coding sequence TTGAAGCGTCTTGCAATAATAATCCCCCTTAAACAGCTTGAACCAAAGAGCAGACTAAGTAAAATAATGACATTGGAAGAGAGAATGGCACTACAGTTAACTATGCTTGCTGATATGCTCAAAACGATTAACAAAGCAAAAATGATTAATGATACTTTCATTGTAACTTCCGATGAAACTCTTCTTAAACGATTAGATTGTGAATCTGTCAGATTTATAAAAGAACCTGTTGAAACTGGAGTAAATGGTGCTATTCTTTTTGCCATATCTAGATTGACAAACTACGATGGTTGGATTTTACTCCCTGCTGACATACCACTTCTTTCGATTAACGATCTAGAAATCACTATACGTTTGTTTCTTTATGGGTTTGAACTTATAATTTCTCCGTCAAGAAAAATGGATGGCACTAACCTGCTTCTAATGCTCAGGGATAAAAGAATTGATCTTCATTATGATGATAACAGTTTTGAAAAGCATTTTGCGGAAGCACAAAAGAAAGGTTTGAAGACAGTTGCTTATTATTCAACGGGTATCGGACTTGATTTGGATGATGAAGATGATCTAACTGAATTTCTGAAAACTGAAAGCAATACGTCCACTTTTCAATTTCTGACAAAAGAACTTAACAGGACTAGACTGTAG
- the metK gene encoding methionine adenosyltransferase: protein MTRKYLFTSESVAEGHPDKVADQISDAVLDAIIAQDKDCRVDCETLIMQGTVIVTGQITTTSYVNIKQIVREVLKDIGFNNAKDGLDWETCGVLVSIEEQSPDIAMGVNKPLEEMGAGDQGMMFGYATKETPQLMPLPIMLAHKIVKTLADTRKSGVLPYLRPDGKSQVTVQYEDGKPVRVDSVVVAAQHSEAVDIDRVRKDVIEKVIKKSIPPNLIDDDTKYYVNTTGRFVIGGTLADTGLTGRKIIVDTYGGFAAHGGGCYSGKDPTKVDRSGSYMARYIAKNIVAAGLADKCQVQVAYAIGMATPVSFMVDTFGTGKVDDEKIGEVAQQVFDMRPRLIIKNLDLLRPIYRKTACYGHFGREDPDFTWERTDKALELRKKLGLS from the coding sequence ATGACACGAAAATACCTCTTCACGTCAGAGAGTGTAGCAGAAGGTCATCCAGACAAGGTTGCAGACCAAATATCTGATGCCGTACTGGATGCCATAATAGCGCAGGACAAAGACTGTAGGGTAGATTGTGAAACATTAATCATGCAGGGCACAGTTATAGTTACTGGTCAAATAACTACAACCAGCTATGTTAACATAAAGCAGATTGTGAGGGAGGTACTGAAAGATATCGGTTTCAACAATGCAAAAGATGGCCTAGATTGGGAAACTTGTGGAGTGTTAGTCTCCATTGAAGAACAGTCTCCAGATATTGCTATGGGAGTCAACAAACCTCTAGAAGAGATGGGTGCTGGTGATCAAGGAATGATGTTCGGTTACGCTACAAAGGAAACACCACAACTTATGCCTTTACCTATCATGCTAGCTCACAAGATAGTTAAAACACTTGCTGATACAAGAAAGAGCGGCGTTTTGCCTTATTTAAGGCCAGACGGAAAATCACAAGTTACAGTACAGTATGAAGATGGCAAACCGGTACGCGTAGACTCGGTAGTAGTTGCAGCACAGCATAGTGAAGCTGTTGACATAGATAGAGTGAGAAAGGATGTCATCGAGAAAGTAATTAAGAAATCTATACCGCCGAACCTGATAGATGATGATACCAAGTATTACGTCAATACAACTGGTAGGTTCGTAATCGGAGGAACATTAGCCGACACCGGACTCACAGGTAGAAAGATCATTGTGGACACTTATGGAGGATTCGCTGCGCATGGCGGAGGCTGCTATTCAGGAAAAGACCCTACAAAAGTAGACAGATCAGGAAGCTACATGGCTCGCTACATAGCCAAAAATATTGTGGCTGCTGGCTTGGCTGATAAGTGTCAGGTTCAGGTAGCATATGCAATAGGTATGGCTACGCCAGTATCATTCATGGTCGATACATTTGGTACAGGGAAAGTTGACGATGAAAAGATTGGTGAAGTGGCTCAACAAGTCTTTGATATGCGCCCAAGACTTATTATAAAAAATCTGGACCTGCTTAGACCAATTTACAGGAAGACTGCGTGCTATGGTCATTTTGGAAGGGAAGACCCTGATTTCACGTGGGAAAGGACGGACAAAGCTTTGGAATTGAGGAAGAAGCTCGGTTTATCATAA
- the surE gene encoding 5'/3'-nucleotidase SurE, which translates to MIILTNDDGVYSPGIMALAKSLREIANVKVVAPRGAQSSSGMSITFHRPLTMSSVKQRDYEATALTGTPADCVFVSIHRLFKKKRIDMIVSGINLGENVSMQSFFSSGTVSAAMSGSIVGIKSIAFSKVIAESRDLLTEREFKTSAEWAKKIVSFLLKDGFPPGVDLLNVNFPQKVTRRTKISITSMAKEVFEDYVIGRTDPRGNKYFWLAGDKKVIAERGTDAFATLTRGEISITPISVSAIQKESDKKVHAHLSKLLEYVA; encoded by the coding sequence ATGATCATTCTAACTAACGATGATGGAGTATACAGTCCTGGCATTATGGCCTTAGCCAAATCTTTGAGGGAAATAGCAAACGTTAAGGTTGTTGCTCCAAGGGGAGCTCAGAGCAGTTCTGGTATGAGTATAACATTCCATAGACCCTTAACAATGAGCAGTGTAAAACAGAGAGATTACGAAGCTACAGCCTTAACGGGTACACCCGCAGACTGCGTCTTCGTAAGCATACACAGATTATTCAAAAAGAAAAGGATCGACATGATAGTATCTGGAATAAATTTGGGGGAGAATGTTAGTATGCAATCTTTTTTCTCATCCGGTACAGTTTCAGCCGCAATGTCGGGTTCCATTGTAGGAATAAAGTCAATAGCATTCTCCAAGGTCATAGCAGAATCAAGAGACCTGTTAACAGAAAGAGAATTCAAAACTTCAGCAGAATGGGCAAAAAAGATAGTTAGTTTCCTCCTCAAAGACGGCTTTCCTCCAGGTGTGGACTTGTTGAATGTAAACTTTCCTCAAAAAGTTACAAGAAGGACAAAAATAAGCATTACATCTATGGCAAAAGAAGTGTTTGAAGACTATGTTATCGGGCGAACAGACCCTCGAGGAAACAAATATTTTTGGCTGGCAGGAGACAAAAAAGTCATAGCGGAACGAGGAACTGATGCGTTCGCAACACTTACACGGGGAGAAATTTCTATTACGCCTATCAGTGTCAGTGCCATACAAAAAGAATCGGACAAAAAAGTTCACGCACATCTTAGCAAGTTGCTCGAATACGTGGCTTGA
- a CDS encoding pyridoxal-phosphate dependent enzyme — protein sequence MQSFIAPRGRLRSSAFQRKGGKLMSQSIDKELLDLFESEVKSRLPHIDPIDGKVRNPTPMMNITDVLLECAKKEYELNIFSEDVRVFGKLESQLPSGSVKIRPALKIFEDAIKKGKLRRGQTIFEATSGNFGLALGMISRLGLNVVALVSRKLQDGVLNELKQSGIKIIDLDVDICPAPGRDDRDDTFTTQITQEYLRTELINYGFDITLFDLHRNEIERLLAKQDIINLAKLLAKIYDGFCPEQYDNELNVIAHIETTAKEIDQQLKEIGESLSDYNIICTFGTGGTSLGLSRYIASNYGKKSVHVVFPLADQDVAGIRTKSKALGLPFYRPEEYAGEHETDFEPARRLLKFFTQRGYDIGESSALALYATLQMLNYGVSRKFIVMLPDGISKYSNNLIEISEPKYEVTREDIIMNPQEYDTIIWAHTMFIPREQYLKHILSNLALQDKRILVLKSSDVRKILLTKEIPETLLRELNHGSKKSLVMCVAGSNSLSLAKLFNKKGAKANSLAGGLAGLLKYDNNLLSNVLEVSTS from the coding sequence GTGCAGTCATTCATAGCACCAAGAGGAAGGTTGAGATCATCAGCATTTCAGAGAAAAGGGGGTAAATTGATGAGCCAATCAATCGACAAGGAATTATTAGATTTATTTGAATCAGAAGTTAAGTCTAGACTTCCTCACATAGATCCAATTGACGGAAAGGTGAGAAACCCGACCCCTATGATGAATATAACTGATGTATTGCTTGAATGCGCAAAAAAGGAATATGAACTAAACATATTTTCTGAGGACGTGAGAGTTTTCGGAAAACTCGAATCACAACTGCCGAGTGGTTCAGTTAAGATAAGACCTGCATTGAAAATATTCGAAGATGCTATTAAGAAGGGTAAGCTAAGAAGAGGTCAAACAATCTTTGAAGCTACTTCTGGTAATTTTGGGTTGGCTCTTGGTATGATTTCAAGATTAGGATTGAATGTAGTCGCCCTTGTATCAAGGAAACTTCAAGACGGAGTTCTGAACGAATTAAAGCAAAGCGGTATTAAAATCATTGACCTCGATGTAGACATCTGTCCTGCTCCAGGGAGAGATGACAGGGACGATACATTTACAACGCAAATCACACAAGAATATCTCAGAACAGAGTTGATCAATTACGGCTTTGACATCACTTTATTCGATCTGCATAGAAACGAAATAGAAAGGCTATTGGCAAAACAAGACATAATCAATTTGGCCAAGCTTTTAGCAAAGATATATGATGGCTTTTGCCCCGAACAATACGACAACGAATTGAATGTGATTGCACATATAGAAACAACTGCAAAAGAGATAGATCAACAACTAAAAGAAATTGGAGAGAGTCTATCAGATTACAATATAATCTGCACATTCGGGACAGGAGGTACCTCGCTTGGGCTAAGTAGGTACATCGCGAGTAACTATGGCAAGAAATCCGTTCATGTTGTATTTCCTCTAGCGGATCAGGACGTTGCAGGAATAAGGACAAAATCAAAAGCTTTAGGACTTCCTTTCTACCGACCGGAAGAGTATGCCGGAGAACACGAAACTGACTTTGAACCAGCCAGACGGTTGCTAAAATTCTTTACTCAACGAGGTTATGATATTGGAGAGAGCAGCGCTCTGGCACTTTATGCTACATTACAGATGCTTAATTATGGGGTGTCACGTAAATTCATTGTGATGTTACCAGATGGTATAAGCAAATACTCGAATAACCTGATCGAAATAAGTGAACCTAAATATGAAGTTACCAGAGAAGATATAATCATGAATCCGCAAGAATACGATACTATTATCTGGGCTCATACGATGTTTATACCAAGAGAACAATACCTAAAGCACATACTTTCAAATCTTGCCCTGCAAGATAAAAGAATACTGGTATTGAAATCTTCTGATGTAAGAAAGATTCTTCTTACAAAAGAAATACCAGAAACACTTCTAAGAGAACTCAATCACGGTAGCAAAAAGAGTCTTGTCATGTGCGTCGCTGGGTCAAACTCATTAAGCCTAGCAAAGCTATTCAACAAAAAGGGAGCAAAGGCTAATAGTTTGGCAGGTGGTTTGGCTGGACTACTCAAGTACGACAATAACCTCCTTTCAAACGTGCTTGAGGTTTCTACTTCATGA
- the pyrE gene encoding orotate phosphoribosyltransferase: MQISAKQLAIHLLKSRSIKYGKFVLSSGKHSDYYIDLRLVPSHPDTFEIVMKAYSQVLERLKRTRFKIIAGIPTTGLIFASVLSYKYSFPMIYVRKDVKGYGMKKAIEGHYNNNDKILIVDDVSTSGSNILDAAQKLRLAGCVVEDAIVLIDRKENAEVNLMNNGIKLHYFTTIEELRPYITYSTVVKEKDES, translated from the coding sequence TTGCAGATTTCGGCAAAGCAGCTGGCTATACACTTGCTTAAATCCAGAAGTATAAAATACGGAAAATTTGTCTTATCAAGCGGAAAGCATAGCGATTACTATATAGATTTGAGACTTGTTCCCAGCCATCCAGATACTTTTGAGATTGTAATGAAAGCTTACTCGCAGGTACTGGAAAGGTTAAAACGAACTAGATTCAAAATTATAGCAGGGATTCCAACTACCGGTTTGATATTCGCGTCGGTATTGTCTTATAAGTACTCTTTTCCGATGATATACGTTAGAAAGGATGTTAAGGGGTACGGGATGAAAAAGGCGATCGAAGGTCACTATAACAATAACGACAAAATTTTGATAGTTGATGATGTATCAACTTCTGGAAGTAACATTTTAGACGCCGCTCAAAAATTAAGATTAGCAGGTTGTGTAGTGGAAGATGCAATAGTCCTCATCGATAGAAAAGAAAACGCCGAGGTGAACCTGATGAATAACGGAATCAAATTACACTACTTCACAACAATCGAAGAACTGCGACCTTACATAACTTATTCCACGGTTGTGAAAGAAAAAGATGAATCTTAA